Proteins encoded by one window of Geobacter sp. DSM 9736:
- a CDS encoding DUF1992 domain-containing protein, with product MDILATIAERKIQEAMAAGAFAGLNNLTFSTGS from the coding sequence ATGGACATCCTGGCGACCATTGCGGAGCGGAAGATTCAGGAGGCCATGGCGGCCGGAGCCTTCGCCGGCCTGAACAACCTGACTTTTTCAACAGGTTCTTAA
- a CDS encoding DUF116 domain-containing protein, which produces MGVTCLLIVGAIYLLWWIPTKGLANIHPELPRIAGLIFAVLSSIALFGTLLLVLTTALSKDILFTRFMRGVVIKFLLPVIELMGKLIGISKDTIRQSFIAMNNSLVASQRLQVRPDRVLILLPHCLQLFDCEIKVTGDINKCVRCGRCDIKGLAELAQRYNIDISVATGGTLARKVIIEKRPKLVVAVACERDLTSGIKDCYPLPVIGILNNRPFGPCINTKVDVAKIDEALRTVLA; this is translated from the coding sequence ATGGGTGTGACATGCCTGCTGATCGTCGGCGCGATCTATCTCCTCTGGTGGATTCCGACCAAAGGGCTTGCGAACATACACCCGGAGCTTCCGCGGATCGCAGGACTTATCTTTGCCGTACTCTCAAGCATCGCTCTCTTCGGAACACTGCTCCTCGTCCTTACCACCGCGCTAAGCAAGGATATCCTCTTCACCAGGTTCATGCGTGGAGTGGTCATAAAGTTTCTCCTGCCGGTGATCGAGTTGATGGGGAAGCTGATCGGCATTTCCAAGGACACCATCCGCCAGTCCTTCATTGCGATGAACAACAGCCTCGTCGCCTCCCAGCGCCTTCAGGTGCGCCCCGACCGGGTCCTTATCCTCCTTCCCCACTGCCTGCAGCTCTTCGACTGCGAAATAAAGGTCACCGGAGACATCAATAAATGCGTGCGGTGCGGCCGGTGCGACATCAAGGGGCTCGCCGAACTGGCGCAGAGGTACAACATCGACATCAGCGTCGCGACCGGGGGCACGCTCGCCCGCAAGGTCATTATCGAGAAGCGGCCGAAGCTCGTAGTGGCCGTTGCCTGCGAACGGGATCTCACCTCGGGGATCAAGGACTGTTACCCCCTTCCGGTGATCGGCATCCTCAACAACCGCCCCTTCGGCCCCTGCATCAACACAAAGGTCGATGTGGCCAAGATCGACGAAGCGCTAAGGACGGTTCTTGCCTGA
- the fmt gene encoding methionyl-tRNA formyltransferase has product MTGLRIVFMGTPEFACPTLQRLMERGEQVVAVVTQPDRPKGRGQQMMPPPVKVLAQQHGIPVLQPLKVRTPENIEQIRELAPDLIVVVAFGQILPKALLDIPRHGCINVHASLLPRYRGAAPLNWCIINGETETGVTTMLMDVGLDTGDMLLKKTTPIDPDEDAQALHDRLSRIGAAALAETLDLLVAGKLIPEKQDDSLTNYAPLLKKEHGLIDWSREPAAIKNQVRGMNPWPGAYSELDGKMLKIYRVRTGEGSGVPGTVLAAGRNGLEVACGGGSVIIDELQLEGKKRLPAQEFLAGYRVAAGAILGKDAPSV; this is encoded by the coding sequence ATGACCGGTCTGCGCATTGTCTTCATGGGTACACCCGAGTTTGCCTGTCCCACTCTCCAGCGGCTTATGGAGCGGGGGGAGCAGGTTGTGGCTGTCGTCACTCAGCCCGACCGGCCTAAAGGTCGCGGCCAGCAGATGATGCCGCCACCCGTGAAGGTGCTTGCGCAGCAGCACGGGATACCGGTCCTGCAGCCCCTAAAGGTGCGGACTCCGGAAAACATCGAGCAGATCCGGGAGCTGGCTCCTGACCTGATCGTGGTCGTCGCATTCGGCCAGATCCTGCCCAAGGCGCTTCTCGACATACCGCGGCACGGCTGCATCAATGTCCATGCCTCGCTTCTCCCGCGATACCGCGGGGCGGCTCCCCTCAACTGGTGCATCATCAACGGCGAGACGGAAACAGGGGTCACCACCATGCTCATGGATGTGGGGCTCGATACCGGCGACATGCTCCTCAAGAAGACGACTCCCATCGATCCGGACGAGGATGCCCAGGCTCTCCACGACAGGCTGTCACGTATCGGGGCCGCTGCCCTGGCGGAGACACTCGATCTTCTCGTTGCCGGAAAGCTCATCCCTGAAAAGCAGGACGATTCACTGACCAATTACGCGCCGCTCCTCAAGAAGGAACACGGCCTCATCGACTGGAGCCGCGAGCCTGCGGCCATAAAGAACCAGGTGAGGGGGATGAATCCCTGGCCGGGCGCTTACAGCGAGCTGGACGGGAAGATGCTCAAAATCTACCGGGTCAGGACCGGTGAAGGAAGCGGAGTTCCAGGAACAGTTCTGGCCGCCGGCAGGAACGGGCTTGAGGTCGCGTGCGGCGGCGGCAGCGTCATCATTGACGAGCTGCAACTGGAGGGGAAGAAGCGTCTGCCGGCGCAGGAATTCCTGGCCGGGTACCGGGTGGCGGCCGGAGCGATCCTAGGCAAGGACGCACCGAGTGTCTGA
- the def gene encoding peptide deformylase — translation MVRNILTYPNPELKKKALPVTVITEKTAELVKDMAETMYAAPGVGLAAPQIGVHQRIVVIDVSTKEDQPELIVAINPVIIHADGESYEEEGCLSIPKYSANVHRHARVVVKALNLQGEEVTYRAEGLLAIAFQHEIDHLDGILFVDHISPLKREMFRKKYRRLAEEQERD, via the coding sequence ATGGTCAGAAACATACTTACGTACCCAAATCCCGAGTTGAAAAAGAAGGCGCTCCCCGTTACCGTCATCACCGAGAAAACCGCCGAGCTGGTGAAGGATATGGCGGAGACGATGTATGCCGCACCCGGTGTCGGTCTGGCGGCGCCTCAGATAGGCGTGCATCAGCGCATAGTCGTCATCGATGTATCCACAAAGGAAGACCAGCCGGAGCTGATCGTCGCCATCAACCCGGTGATCATCCATGCCGACGGGGAATCGTACGAAGAGGAGGGATGCCTTTCCATCCCCAAGTACTCAGCGAATGTCCACCGCCATGCCCGTGTCGTAGTGAAAGCCCTCAATCTTCAGGGGGAAGAGGTGACGTACCGTGCTGAAGGCCTTCTTGCCATTGCCTTCCAGCACGAGATCGATCATCTCGACGGCATTCTCTTCGTCGATCATATCTCCCCCCTCAAGCGTGAGATGTTCAGGAAAAAATACCGGCGGCTCGCCGAGGAACAGGAGAGAGATTGA
- a CDS encoding TetR/AcrR family transcriptional regulator has protein sequence MPETTANTYPARERLLAASLDLFTAKGYAGTSVREIVAAAGVTKPVLYYYFGSKEGIYLELMQDTYSIFLQIVSELSAAPGSARERIIRFATGIFDAFVERIQVVRLIYSIFYGPPQGTPPFPHEKYYDTMLETVAGFIRKGVEAGELKTVSIHSATWAVISCMNTVMEEQLCQTPPRIDRQGLIDVLGLILDGLSDGGRR, from the coding sequence ATGCCTGAGACTACAGCAAACACCTATCCGGCCCGGGAGCGGCTCCTCGCAGCCTCCCTCGACCTTTTCACCGCGAAGGGGTACGCCGGCACCTCGGTAAGAGAGATCGTCGCAGCAGCGGGAGTGACAAAGCCGGTACTCTACTACTACTTCGGCAGCAAGGAGGGCATCTACCTTGAGCTGATGCAGGACACCTACAGTATCTTCCTGCAGATCGTCTCCGAGCTCTCGGCTGCTCCCGGAAGTGCCCGCGAGCGGATCATCCGCTTCGCCACCGGCATTTTCGACGCCTTCGTGGAAAGGATCCAGGTGGTCCGGCTCATCTACTCCATATTCTACGGCCCACCCCAGGGCACTCCGCCCTTTCCCCATGAGAAGTACTACGACACGATGCTTGAAACAGTAGCAGGTTTTATACGGAAAGGAGTCGAAGCAGGCGAGCTTAAAACCGTCAGCATCCACTCCGCCACATGGGCAGTCATATCCTGCATGAATACGGTTATGGAAGAACAGCTCTGCCAGACGCCGCCGAGAATCGACCGGCAGGGGCTGATTGACGTGCTTGGGCTGATCCTGGACGGGCTCTCCGATGGAGGACGAAGATGA
- a CDS encoding efflux RND transporter periplasmic adaptor subunit, with the protein MKKLVLVIFIATAAAAASGCSKGEARPDQVRKPSIAVEVAAAHPAEVVEGIDVTGSLEPKFWADVKTQIPGLVKQVYVHEWVRVSKGTMLARIDVAETEALVKRAEASVESARAGLAQARVTATRADREFARAVKLKDAGLATQQSVDDARTEAEAAAARIDASKAQIRVAEEEVRQARARQAKGLVVAPIDGVVALRDVNVGDLASDAAASKPIFRIIDNRVLNLTVTVPSAESARVKIGQPLEFTVDALPGKTFTGKVMFINPELNAADRSLKVVAEVRNVDELLKAGVFAKGRIITGRRGNALQVPRSAMAGWDSVSGKGRLFVVSGETARARGVETGTVSGDLVEVVKGLQAGERFVVRGGFNLKDGDRITIASRGN; encoded by the coding sequence ATGAAAAAACTGGTTTTGGTGATATTCATTGCCACTGCTGCCGCGGCCGCATCAGGCTGCTCGAAGGGGGAGGCCCGCCCGGACCAGGTCCGGAAGCCCTCGATTGCCGTGGAAGTAGCGGCGGCGCACCCGGCAGAAGTAGTCGAAGGCATCGATGTAACCGGAAGCCTGGAGCCGAAATTCTGGGCCGACGTGAAGACACAGATTCCGGGACTGGTGAAACAGGTTTACGTTCACGAATGGGTGCGTGTCAGCAAGGGGACGATGCTGGCGCGGATCGATGTGGCGGAGACAGAGGCCCTGGTAAAGCGGGCCGAAGCCTCGGTCGAATCGGCACGGGCGGGACTGGCTCAGGCCAGGGTCACCGCGACCAGAGCTGACCGCGAGTTTGCTCGTGCCGTTAAGCTTAAGGACGCGGGGCTCGCTACCCAGCAGAGTGTCGACGATGCACGGACAGAAGCAGAAGCCGCTGCCGCCCGGATCGACGCATCAAAAGCACAGATACGCGTGGCGGAAGAAGAGGTGCGGCAAGCACGGGCCCGGCAGGCAAAAGGATTGGTGGTGGCGCCTATCGATGGCGTGGTGGCCCTTCGCGACGTCAACGTCGGCGACCTCGCCAGCGACGCCGCCGCTTCGAAACCGATTTTCCGCATAATCGACAACCGGGTCCTCAATCTCACGGTAACGGTCCCCTCAGCCGAATCCGCCCGGGTGAAGATCGGGCAGCCGCTGGAATTCACCGTGGATGCCCTCCCAGGCAAGACCTTCACCGGAAAGGTGATGTTCATCAATCCGGAACTGAACGCTGCCGACCGCTCACTCAAGGTGGTGGCGGAGGTGCGGAACGTCGACGAGCTGCTCAAGGCGGGAGTATTCGCCAAGGGGCGAATCATAACGGGGCGTCGCGGCAACGCCCTCCAGGTTCCGCGCAGCGCGATGGCGGGGTGGGACAGCGTATCGGGGAAAGGTCGGCTCTTCGTAGTTTCGGGAGAGACCGCTCGGGCGCGGGGGGTCGAAACGGGGACGGTCAGCGGGGATCTCGTCGAAGTGGTGAAAGGGCTCCAGGCAGGAGAGCGGTTCGTCGTCCGCGGCGGCTTCAACCTGAAGGATGGCGACCGGATCACCATAGCCTCCCGGGGAAACTGA
- the sugE gene encoding quaternary ammonium compound efflux SMR transporter SugE, with product MAWVHLVIAGIFEIGWAFALKFSEGFSRLWPSVATVACMGLSMVFVSQALKTIPIGTTYAVWTGIGAAGTALVGMLVFGEPATAARLLSIGLIIAGIAGLKLF from the coding sequence ATGGCCTGGGTTCACCTTGTCATCGCAGGCATCTTCGAGATCGGCTGGGCTTTCGCCCTCAAGTTCAGTGAGGGATTCAGCCGTCTCTGGCCCTCCGTTGCCACCGTCGCCTGCATGGGCCTAAGCATGGTCTTCGTCTCCCAGGCGCTTAAGACGATCCCGATAGGCACCACCTACGCCGTCTGGACCGGAATCGGGGCCGCGGGTACAGCCCTTGTCGGGATGCTCGTCTTCGGCGAGCCGGCTACTGCCGCACGGCTACTCAGCATCGGGCTCATCATCGCCGGGATAGCCGGACTCAAGCTGTTTTGA
- a CDS encoding efflux RND transporter permease subunit, whose translation MILSDLSIKRPIFAAVLMLSLVTLGLFSYRRLSVEMYPNVEIPVISVTTKYPGASPETVEREVSKRIEEAVNQVAGVKHVMSFSRESVSTIVVEFRLEEKLNDVAQESRAKISSIRGQLPTGVEEPIIQKLDFNAMPVASLAVQSDSVSPRELTILVDKRVKKRFESIAGVGKVEMVGGRKREISVDLDPARLDALGLGVNDVVSGLRSENTNTPLGRLTRGTAEYPLRIEGKPDRAEGYQAMVIAERGGRPVTLGEVATVADGTEELRKLALVNGVPAIGIDIYKQSGANQVQVVDSVKKVMEKVQKDLPSGVSLTLVRDGSIMTRHSLADVQETLLIGGILTIIIVFCFINSWRSTVITGVTLPISVISSFIVMNAMGMTLNVMTLMALSLAIGLLIDDAIVVRENIVRHLEMGKSHMEASRFGTNEIGLAVFATTMSIIAVFVPVAYMRGIVGRFFFPFGVTVSFAVLVSLFVSFTLDPMLSSRWHDPSIHSHGRRKGLARLLETFNDWFDYTADKYRRVIAWALDHRKTVMGSALAAFIAGIMIFGTLESSFMAPEDSAEFQVSFQTAPDASIAETENRLNAILASMKAVPEIHHTYATIGAGDSGTVRDGLLYVKLVEKGERQRKQEAIQREVRSRLQSIPGITSSIEIVGNIGGAQKPLNANLKGEDLAVLKQLAARLKEELYKVPGIVDISATLEHDIPEYRMRIDREKALSAGVSTNDVVSSLSRLVGGEAVTTYEDEDGDAVDVRVRLPESLRHTPAQVGSLKVSVPDGNGGVKLVPLSSITSFQVAATPTEINRRDLARQVTVSANLDNLPIGTAVKHVEAAVKRIEMPPGYSVNFSGEAEDMAESFAFMAESLILAVLFVYLILAAQFESFFEPLAIMLSLPLSIVGMAGMLKLTGDTINIMSLIGLIMLMGLVTKNAILLVDYAKVLQRRDGKPRREAVIEAGRTRLRPIVMTTLAMIFGMLPLFFAIGSGAEGRAPMARAVIGGLLTSSLLTLLVVPVMYTLMDDLAGWLKRKWKRQAKLEVHEDTEPRRVSNA comes from the coding sequence ATGATCCTTTCGGACCTGTCCATAAAACGCCCCATCTTCGCAGCAGTGCTGATGCTGAGCCTGGTGACTCTCGGCCTCTTCTCTTACCGCCGGCTCTCAGTGGAGATGTACCCCAACGTGGAGATCCCCGTAATTTCCGTCACGACGAAGTATCCGGGAGCAAGCCCGGAGACGGTGGAACGGGAAGTATCCAAGCGGATCGAGGAGGCGGTGAACCAGGTGGCCGGGGTGAAGCACGTGATGTCCTTCTCCCGCGAAAGCGTCTCCACCATCGTGGTCGAGTTCCGACTGGAGGAGAAGCTGAACGACGTAGCCCAGGAATCCCGGGCGAAGATATCGTCGATCCGCGGCCAGCTCCCCACTGGAGTCGAGGAACCGATAATACAGAAGCTCGACTTCAACGCGATGCCGGTGGCTTCTCTGGCGGTGCAATCCGATTCTGTATCGCCGCGGGAGCTTACCATCCTGGTGGACAAGCGGGTGAAGAAGCGGTTCGAAAGCATCGCCGGCGTGGGAAAGGTCGAGATGGTCGGCGGCCGAAAACGGGAGATCAGTGTCGATCTTGATCCGGCACGGCTGGATGCGCTGGGACTCGGGGTAAACGACGTCGTGAGCGGCCTCAGGAGCGAGAACACCAACACGCCGCTTGGCCGCCTCACCCGCGGCACCGCTGAATACCCGCTACGGATCGAGGGAAAACCCGATCGGGCCGAAGGATACCAGGCCATGGTCATAGCGGAGCGGGGGGGACGGCCCGTAACACTGGGCGAAGTTGCTACGGTGGCCGACGGGACGGAGGAGCTGCGCAAGCTCGCCCTGGTCAACGGAGTTCCCGCAATCGGAATCGACATATACAAGCAGTCCGGCGCAAACCAGGTACAGGTGGTGGACAGCGTCAAAAAGGTGATGGAGAAGGTGCAGAAAGATCTGCCTTCCGGCGTATCCCTAACCCTCGTCCGCGACGGATCCATCATGACCCGCCACTCGCTGGCCGACGTACAGGAAACGCTCCTCATCGGCGGGATACTCACGATCATAATCGTCTTCTGCTTCATCAACTCCTGGCGCTCCACCGTCATCACCGGAGTTACCCTCCCCATCTCGGTCATCTCCTCCTTCATAGTCATGAACGCCATGGGAATGACTCTCAACGTCATGACCCTCATGGCGCTGTCGCTTGCCATCGGGCTTCTCATCGACGACGCCATCGTCGTGCGTGAAAACATAGTCCGTCACCTGGAGATGGGGAAGAGCCACATGGAGGCATCCAGGTTCGGTACCAACGAGATCGGCCTGGCGGTCTTCGCCACGACCATGTCGATCATCGCAGTTTTCGTCCCGGTTGCATATATGCGGGGCATCGTCGGTCGCTTCTTCTTTCCCTTCGGCGTCACCGTTTCCTTCGCCGTCCTCGTGTCGCTTTTCGTCTCCTTCACCCTCGACCCGATGCTGTCGTCACGGTGGCACGACCCCTCGATCCATAGCCACGGTAGACGGAAGGGCCTGGCACGGCTCCTAGAAACCTTCAACGACTGGTTCGACTACACCGCCGACAAGTACCGCCGTGTCATCGCCTGGGCCCTGGATCATCGGAAGACGGTCATGGGGTCGGCGCTCGCTGCGTTCATCGCCGGAATCATGATCTTCGGCACCCTGGAGTCATCCTTCATGGCGCCGGAGGATTCAGCCGAGTTCCAGGTCAGCTTCCAGACCGCTCCCGATGCAAGCATCGCCGAAACCGAAAACAGACTCAACGCGATACTGGCCTCCATGAAGGCCGTTCCGGAGATACACCACACATACGCGACCATCGGCGCGGGAGACAGCGGGACCGTGCGGGACGGACTCCTTTACGTGAAGCTTGTGGAAAAAGGGGAACGCCAGCGAAAGCAGGAAGCCATTCAGCGTGAGGTGAGATCGAGGCTCCAGTCGATTCCGGGGATCACCTCCTCCATCGAGATCGTCGGGAACATCGGCGGTGCGCAGAAACCTCTGAACGCGAACCTGAAAGGTGAAGACCTGGCGGTCCTCAAGCAGCTGGCCGCACGCCTCAAGGAGGAGCTCTACAAAGTGCCGGGCATCGTAGACATCTCTGCTACCCTTGAGCATGACATACCGGAGTACCGGATGCGGATCGACCGGGAGAAGGCGCTTTCAGCGGGAGTATCCACCAACGACGTCGTCAGCTCCCTCAGCCGGCTCGTAGGCGGCGAGGCCGTCACCACCTATGAAGACGAAGATGGGGACGCCGTGGACGTGCGCGTGCGCCTTCCCGAGTCGCTGCGGCACACGCCCGCCCAGGTCGGCAGCCTCAAAGTTTCGGTCCCCGACGGCAATGGCGGAGTGAAGCTCGTTCCCCTCTCAAGCATCACCAGTTTTCAGGTTGCGGCGACACCCACCGAAATAAACCGCCGTGACCTGGCCCGACAGGTCACCGTCAGCGCCAATCTGGACAATCTCCCTATCGGAACCGCCGTCAAGCACGTGGAAGCAGCGGTGAAGCGGATCGAGATGCCCCCCGGCTATTCCGTCAACTTTTCCGGCGAAGCCGAGGACATGGCCGAATCGTTCGCCTTCATGGCGGAGTCCCTCATCCTGGCGGTCCTCTTCGTTTACCTGATCCTGGCCGCTCAGTTCGAGTCCTTCTTCGAGCCGCTCGCCATCATGCTGTCGCTCCCCCTTTCCATCGTCGGAATGGCAGGCATGCTCAAACTAACGGGGGACACCATCAACATCATGTCCCTGATAGGGCTCATAATGCTCATGGGACTCGTGACGAAGAACGCCATCCTCCTGGTGGACTACGCCAAGGTTCTCCAGCGTCGGGACGGGAAGCCGCGCCGGGAAGCGGTGATCGAGGCAGGGCGCACGAGGCTTCGTCCTATAGTCATGACGACCCTTGCCATGATCTTCGGCATGCTCCCGCTCTTTTTCGCCATCGGAAGCGGCGCCGAAGGGCGGGCGCCGATGGCGAGGGCCGTCATTGGCGGACTCCTCACATCCTCCCTGCTGACTCTCCTCGTCGTGCCGGTGATGTACACCCTCATGGACGACCTGGCGGGCTGGCTTAAGCGTAAGTGGAAGCGGCAGGCGAAGCTCGAAGTCCACGAAGACACAGAGCCTCGGAGGGTGAGCAATGCATAG
- a CDS encoding TolC family protein, with product MHRSSGIGSGAIHTALVIVRKMRCRFRQITFFAGSLSVSLCLCGGFRTMQEAHAAETRVLTLDQALEIADSRNRDVLKAREFYNSVEGKYVEERSAALPQLSINGQVSRLQDDSQSALAGGLFPSTQNFRAIELGISQPLFTWGKVGAAIRAAREGYRVADERLRISRQETRRNVMTAFYDALLAKEQFAIARQNLEQKERHMEEAKRRHAAGVATDYDVLAASVSVENARPDLIRTGNLMRATRDRLRYLLALEEDVEVNGNLETTVADTGTYEEILGTARRRRPELEELRRRRDIASELVTIANAEDKPRLDAKGGIGWRQLETGPFDADGKAWSAGIFLSFPLFDGLKTRGRVAQAQSDRRALEIDEAKLADSISLEIRDAIHAVRESGEIVKALGGTVSQAERLLKMAEQGFELGVKIRLEVEDAEFNLLQARGNLARARRDYLVAQANLDRAAGILGEGSASKE from the coding sequence ATGCATAGGTCGAGCGGAATAGGATCGGGCGCCATCCATACCGCCCTGGTCATTGTGCGGAAGATGAGATGCCGGTTTCGGCAGATTACATTCTTTGCAGGTTCCCTCTCCGTGTCTCTGTGTCTCTGTGGCGGATTTCGGACTATGCAGGAAGCGCATGCCGCCGAAACCCGGGTCCTCACTCTGGATCAGGCGCTGGAGATAGCCGACAGCCGCAACCGGGACGTGTTGAAGGCGAGGGAATTCTACAACAGCGTTGAAGGGAAGTACGTCGAGGAGCGTTCCGCGGCTCTCCCGCAACTCTCCATCAACGGGCAGGTCTCCAGGCTGCAGGATGACAGCCAGAGCGCCCTGGCCGGCGGTCTTTTCCCATCCACTCAGAACTTCCGGGCAATCGAACTGGGCATCTCACAGCCGCTCTTCACCTGGGGAAAAGTCGGAGCGGCAATACGTGCCGCCAGGGAGGGCTACAGGGTAGCCGACGAACGGCTGAGGATCTCGCGGCAGGAGACGCGAAGAAACGTGATGACAGCCTTTTACGACGCCCTTCTGGCAAAGGAGCAGTTCGCCATAGCACGGCAGAACCTGGAGCAGAAGGAGCGCCACATGGAAGAAGCGAAACGGCGACATGCCGCCGGCGTCGCCACCGATTACGACGTCCTCGCGGCTTCGGTCTCCGTGGAAAACGCCCGCCCGGACCTGATCCGGACCGGCAACCTCATGCGGGCAACCCGCGATCGGCTACGGTATCTTCTTGCGCTGGAAGAGGATGTGGAGGTTAACGGCAACCTTGAAACCACCGTAGCTGATACCGGCACCTATGAAGAGATCCTCGGAACCGCCCGAAGGAGGAGGCCGGAACTGGAAGAACTCCGCAGGCGGCGGGACATTGCATCCGAACTCGTTACCATCGCCAATGCCGAGGACAAGCCGCGCCTGGACGCCAAGGGGGGAATTGGCTGGCGGCAGCTGGAAACCGGACCCTTCGACGCCGATGGCAAAGCCTGGAGTGCGGGAATATTTCTGTCGTTTCCCCTCTTCGACGGTTTGAAGACAAGGGGGCGGGTGGCTCAGGCGCAGAGCGACAGGCGCGCGCTGGAGATAGACGAAGCGAAACTGGCAGATTCGATTTCACTGGAAATACGGGATGCCATTCATGCCGTGCGCGAATCGGGGGAGATCGTTAAAGCCCTTGGAGGGACTGTGTCACAGGCTGAGCGACTTCTGAAGATGGCGGAGCAGGGTTTCGAACTGGGAGTTAAAATACGGCTGGAGGTGGAGGATGCAGAATTCAACCTCCTCCAGGCCCGGGGGAACCTCGCCCGCGCCCGCCGCGACTACCTTGTGGCGCAAGCGAACCTGGATCGCGCAGCCGGAATCCTGGGGGAAGGCTCTGCGTCAAAAGAATGA